From a region of the Paenibacillus segetis genome:
- a CDS encoding S-layer homology domain-containing protein, translating to MSLKDISGHWAKSAIEAGVAAGYISGYSDQSFKPNAKINRAEFISMLGRALQMNETTISLTFTDSKNIPSWATSYISQAVEAEIISGYTDGTFRADKQLNRSEITTWMVRAAKLKVNTKAPLSFSDKNSIPTWAVPYVATAVEEGLVTGVSQNRFAPELMVTRAEAAAFISKLLKVTN from the coding sequence GTGTCTCTGAAAGACATCTCCGGACATTGGGCGAAAAGTGCTATTGAGGCCGGTGTTGCTGCAGGATACATTTCAGGTTACAGTGATCAGTCATTTAAACCAAACGCGAAAATTAACCGTGCTGAGTTCATTTCGATGCTTGGTCGTGCTCTACAAATGAATGAAACAACGATTTCACTGACATTTACAGATTCAAAGAATATACCATCATGGGCAACCTCTTATATTTCTCAAGCTGTAGAAGCAGAAATTATTAGTGGCTATACAGATGGCACGTTCAGAGCAGATAAACAACTCAATCGTTCAGAGATTACAACATGGATGGTTCGTGCTGCGAAGCTTAAAGTCAATACAAAAGCACCGCTTTCCTTCTCCGATAAGAACTCTATCCCGACGTGGGCTGTACCTTATGTTGCGACAGCCGTTGAGGAAGGACTTGTGACTGGTGTTAGTCAGAACCGATTTGCCCCTGAGCTAATGGTTACTCGTGCAGAAGCAGCAGCCTTTATCTCAAAATTGTTGAAAGTAACAAACTAA